Proteins encoded within one genomic window of Etheostoma cragini isolate CJK2018 chromosome 21, CSU_Ecrag_1.0, whole genome shotgun sequence:
- the atp2a1l gene encoding ATPase sarcoplasmic/endoplasmic reticulum Ca2+ transporting 1, like isoform X3, whose product MENSHMKLPAECLAYFGVNENSGLTPDQFKKNLDKYGYNELPAEEGKSIWELISEQFEDLLVRILLLAACISFVLAWFEEGEETVTAFVEPFVILLILIANAIVGVWQERNAEDAIEALKEYEPEMGKVYRSDRKSVQMIKAREIVPGDIVEVSVGDKVPADIRLVCIKSTTLRVDQSILTGESVSVIKHTDPVPDPRAVNQDKKNMLFSGTNIAAGKAIGVAVATGVSTEIGKIRDQMAATEQEKTPLQAKLDEFGEQLSKVISLICVAVWAINIGHFNDPVHGGSWIRGAVYYFKIAVALAVAAIPEGLPAVITTCLALGTRRMAKKNAIVRSLPSVETLGCTSVICSDKTGTLTTNQMCVTKMFIIKSAEGDNVVLDAFDVSGSKYTPEGEVTQGGSKTNCSAYDGLVELATICALCNDSSLDYNESKKIYEKVGEATETALSCLVEKMNVFNSNVKSLSRVERANACCSVVKQLMKKNVTLEFSRDRKSMSVYCTPTKGDGGAKMFVKGAPEGVIDRCAYVRVGTTRVPLTNAIKDKILAVIKEWGCGRDTLRCLALATRDNPLKMEEMNLEDSTKFADYETDLTFVGCVGMLDPPRKEVCGSIELCRAAGIRVIMITGDNKGTAIAICRRIGIFTEDENVDDKAYTGREFDDLPLDEQSVAVTRACCFARVEPSHKSKIVEFLQGHDDITAMTGDGVNDAPALKKAEIGIAMGSGTAVAKSASEMVLADDNFASIVAAVEEGRAIYNNMKQFIRYLISSNVGEVVCIFLTAALGLPEALIPVQLLWVNLVTDGLPATALGFNPPDLDIMGRPPRSAKEPLISGWLFFRYMAIGGYVGCATVGGAAYWFLYDVTGPQVSYYQLSHFMQCHDENVDFEGIDCEIFEACTPMTMALSVLVTIEMCNALNSLSENQSLLRMPPWSNFWLLSAMTLSMSLHFMIIYVDPLPVSQLPVLSTVLIQSAGC is encoded by the exons ATGGAGAACTCACACATGAAGTTGCCGGCTGAATGCCTGGCTTACTTCGGGGTGAATGAAAACAGCGGTCTCACCCCCGACCAGTTCAAGAAGAACCTGGACAAGTACGGCTACAATG AGCTGCCCGCTGAGGAAG GAAAGAGCATTTGGGAGCTGATCAGTGAGCAGTTTGAGGACTTGCTTGTCAGGATCCTGCTGCTGGCTGCCTGCATCTCTTTT GTGCTGGCCTGGTTTGAGGAAGGTGAAGAGACCGTCACTGCCTTTGTGGAACCCTTCGTCATCCTTCTTATCCTCATCGCTAATGCCATTGTTGGAGTTTGGCAG GAGCGTAATGCTGAAGATGCCATTGAGGCTCTCAAGGAGTATGAGCCTGAGATGGGCAAGGTTTACCGTTCTGACAGAAAGAGTGTGCAGATGATCAAGGCCAGGGAAATTGTCCCTGGAGACATCGTGGAGGTGTCTG TTGGTGACAAAGTCCCCGCTGACATCAGGCTTGTTTGCATCAAGTCCACCACCCTGCGTGTTGACCAGTCCATCCTCACTG gtgAGTCTGTCAGTGTGATCAAGCACACCGACCCTGTCCCAGACCCAAGAGCTGTCAACCAGGACAAGAAGAACATGCTTTTCTCT GGCACCAACATCGCTGCCGGCAAGGCCATCGGTGTTGCTGTGGCCACCGGAGTATCCACTGAGATTGGTAAGATCCGTGACCAGATGGCTGCCACAGAGCAGGAGAAGACTCCTCTGCAGGCCAAGCTGGACGAGTTTGGCGAGCAGCTGTCCAAGGTCATCTCCCTGATCTGTGTTGCTGTCTGGGCCATCAACATCGGCCACTTCAACGACCCCGTCCACGGAGGCTCATGGATCCGTGGTGCTGTCTACTACTTCAAGATTGCTGTTGCTCTGGCTGTGGCTGCCATCCCTGAGG GTCTGCCTGCTGTCATCACCACCTGCCTGGCTCTTGGTACCCGCCGTATGGCCAAGAAGAACGCCATTGTCAGAAGCCTGCCCTCTGTTGAGACCCTGGGCTGCACATCCGTCATCTGCTCTGACAAGACTGGTACCCTCACCACCAACCAAATGTGTGTGACCAAG ATGTTCATCATTAAGAGTGCTGAAGGCGACAATGTTGTTCTGGATGCTTTTGATGTATCTGGCTCCAAGTACACCCCTGAGGGCGAGGT TACCCAGGGAGGATCCAAGACCAACTGCAGCGCATACGACGGCCTTGTTGAGCTGGCTACCATCTGCGCCCTGTGCAACGACTCCTCTCTGGACTACAATGAG TCCAAGAAGATCTATGAGAAGGTTGGTGAGGCTACTGAGACCGCCCTGTCCTGCCTGGTTGAGAAGATGAACGTGTTCAACAGCAACGTGAAGAGCCTTTCCAGGGTTGAGAGAGCCAACGCCTGCTGCTCA GTGGTCAAGCAGCTCATGAAGAAGAACGTCACCCTGGAGTTCTCCCGTGACAGGAAGTCTATGTCCGTGTACTGCACTCCCACTAAGGGTGATGGTGGTGCCAAGATGTTTGTGAAG GGTGCCCCCGAGGGTGTGATTGACAGGTGCGCATATGTGCGTGTTGGCACAACCCGCGTTCCCCTGACCAACGCCATCAAAGATAAGATCCTGGCTGTTATCAAAGAATGGGGTTGCGGCCGTGACACCCTGCGTTGCCTGGCCCTGGCTACCCGTGACAACCCACTGAAGATGGAGGAGATGAACCTCGAGGACTCAACCAAGTTTGCAGATTACGAG ACTGACCTGACCTTTGTTGGCTGCGTGGGTATGCTGGATCCCCCTCGCAAGGAGGTCTGTGGCTCCATTGAGCTGTGCAGAGCTGCTGGAATCCGTGTCATTATGATCACTG GTGACAACAAGGGAACTGCCATTGCTATCTGCCGTCGCATTGGCATCTTCACAGAGGACGAGAATGTTGACGACAAGGCCTACACTGGACGTGAGTTTGACGATCTGCCCCTTGATGAACAGTCTGTGGCTGTAACCAGGGCTTGCTGCTTCGCCCGTGTGGAGCCATCCCACAAGTCCAAGATTGTGGAGTTCCTGCAGGGTCATGATGACATTACTGCTATG ACTGGTGATGGTGTGAACGATGCCCCCGCCCTGAAGAAGGCCGAGATTGGCATCGCCATGGGCTCTGGCACTGCCGTTGCCAAGTCTGCCTCTGAGATGGTCCTGGCTGACGACAACTTCGCTTCCATTGTGGCTGCTGTTGAGGAGGGCAGAGCTATCTACAACAACATGAAGCAGTTTATCCGCTACCTCATCTCCTCCAATGTTGGTGAGGTCGTCTG TATCTTCCTGACTGCCGCTCTGGGTCTGCCCGAGGCCCTGATCCCCGTCCAGCTGCTGTGGGTCAACCTGGTAACTGATGGTCTGCCCGCAACTGCTCTGGGCTTCAACCCCCCTGACTTGGACATCATGGGCAGGCCCCCCCGTTCCGCCAAGGAGCCCCTGATCTCTGGCTGGCTGTTCTTCAGATACATGGCCATTGGTG GGTATGTCGGTTGTGCCACTGTTGGTGGTGCTGCCTATTGGTTCCTCTATGATGTCACTGGTCCCCAAGTCTCCTACTACCAGCTG TCCCACTTCATGCAGTGCCACGATGAAAATGTGGACTTCGAAGGGATCGACTGTGAGATCTTTGAGGCTTGCACTCCCATGACCATGGCCTTGTCTGTGCTGGTCACCATTGAGATGTGCAACGCTCTCAACAG CTTGTCTGAGAACCAGTCTCTGCTTCGCATGCCCCCATGGAGCAACTTCTGGCTGCTCTCCGCCATGACCCTCTCCATGTCCCTGCACTTCATGATCATCTATGTTGACCCTCTGCCCGTAAGTCAGCTACCAGTGCTCTCTACAG tctTAATTCAATCAGCAGGCTGTTAG
- the atp2a1l gene encoding ATPase sarcoplasmic/endoplasmic reticulum Ca2+ transporting 1, like isoform X2 — MENSHMKLPAECLAYFGVNENSGLTPDQFKKNLDKYGYNELPAEEGKSIWELISEQFEDLLVRILLLAACISFVLAWFEEGEETVTAFVEPFVILLILIANAIVGVWQERNAEDAIEALKEYEPEMGKVYRSDRKSVQMIKAREIVPGDIVEVSVGDKVPADIRLVCIKSTTLRVDQSILTGESVSVIKHTDPVPDPRAVNQDKKNMLFSGTNIAAGKAIGVAVATGVSTEIGKIRDQMAATEQEKTPLQAKLDEFGEQLSKVISLICVAVWAINIGHFNDPVHGGSWIRGAVYYFKIAVALAVAAIPEGLPAVITTCLALGTRRMAKKNAIVRSLPSVETLGCTSVICSDKTGTLTTNQMCVTKMFIIKSAEGDNVVLDAFDVSGSKYTPEGEVTQGGSKTNCSAYDGLVELATICALCNDSSLDYNESKKIYEKVGEATETALSCLVEKMNVFNSNVKSLSRVERANACCSVVKQLMKKNVTLEFSRDRKSMSVYCTPTKGDGGAKMFVKGAPEGVIDRCAYVRVGTTRVPLTNAIKDKILAVIKEWGCGRDTLRCLALATRDNPLKMEEMNLEDSTKFADYETDLTFVGCVGMLDPPRKEVCGSIELCRAAGIRVIMITGDNKGTAIAICRRIGIFTEDENVDDKAYTGREFDDLPLDEQSVAVTRACCFARVEPSHKSKIVEFLQGHDDITAMTGDGVNDAPALKKAEIGIAMGSGTAVAKSASEMVLADDNFASIVAAVEEGRAIYNNMKQFIRYLISSNVGEVVCIFLTAALGLPEALIPVQLLWVNLVTDGLPATALGFNPPDLDIMGRPPRSAKEPLISGWLFFRYMAIGGYVGCATVGGAAYWFLYDVTGPQVSYYQLSHFMQCHDENVDFEGIDCEIFEACTPMTMALSVLVTIEMCNALNSLSENQSLLRMPPWSNFWLLSAMTLSMSLHFMIIYVDPLPMVFKLTHLNIDQWMMVLKLSFPVILIDEVLKFVARNYIEY, encoded by the exons ATGGAGAACTCACACATGAAGTTGCCGGCTGAATGCCTGGCTTACTTCGGGGTGAATGAAAACAGCGGTCTCACCCCCGACCAGTTCAAGAAGAACCTGGACAAGTACGGCTACAATG AGCTGCCCGCTGAGGAAG GAAAGAGCATTTGGGAGCTGATCAGTGAGCAGTTTGAGGACTTGCTTGTCAGGATCCTGCTGCTGGCTGCCTGCATCTCTTTT GTGCTGGCCTGGTTTGAGGAAGGTGAAGAGACCGTCACTGCCTTTGTGGAACCCTTCGTCATCCTTCTTATCCTCATCGCTAATGCCATTGTTGGAGTTTGGCAG GAGCGTAATGCTGAAGATGCCATTGAGGCTCTCAAGGAGTATGAGCCTGAGATGGGCAAGGTTTACCGTTCTGACAGAAAGAGTGTGCAGATGATCAAGGCCAGGGAAATTGTCCCTGGAGACATCGTGGAGGTGTCTG TTGGTGACAAAGTCCCCGCTGACATCAGGCTTGTTTGCATCAAGTCCACCACCCTGCGTGTTGACCAGTCCATCCTCACTG gtgAGTCTGTCAGTGTGATCAAGCACACCGACCCTGTCCCAGACCCAAGAGCTGTCAACCAGGACAAGAAGAACATGCTTTTCTCT GGCACCAACATCGCTGCCGGCAAGGCCATCGGTGTTGCTGTGGCCACCGGAGTATCCACTGAGATTGGTAAGATCCGTGACCAGATGGCTGCCACAGAGCAGGAGAAGACTCCTCTGCAGGCCAAGCTGGACGAGTTTGGCGAGCAGCTGTCCAAGGTCATCTCCCTGATCTGTGTTGCTGTCTGGGCCATCAACATCGGCCACTTCAACGACCCCGTCCACGGAGGCTCATGGATCCGTGGTGCTGTCTACTACTTCAAGATTGCTGTTGCTCTGGCTGTGGCTGCCATCCCTGAGG GTCTGCCTGCTGTCATCACCACCTGCCTGGCTCTTGGTACCCGCCGTATGGCCAAGAAGAACGCCATTGTCAGAAGCCTGCCCTCTGTTGAGACCCTGGGCTGCACATCCGTCATCTGCTCTGACAAGACTGGTACCCTCACCACCAACCAAATGTGTGTGACCAAG ATGTTCATCATTAAGAGTGCTGAAGGCGACAATGTTGTTCTGGATGCTTTTGATGTATCTGGCTCCAAGTACACCCCTGAGGGCGAGGT TACCCAGGGAGGATCCAAGACCAACTGCAGCGCATACGACGGCCTTGTTGAGCTGGCTACCATCTGCGCCCTGTGCAACGACTCCTCTCTGGACTACAATGAG TCCAAGAAGATCTATGAGAAGGTTGGTGAGGCTACTGAGACCGCCCTGTCCTGCCTGGTTGAGAAGATGAACGTGTTCAACAGCAACGTGAAGAGCCTTTCCAGGGTTGAGAGAGCCAACGCCTGCTGCTCA GTGGTCAAGCAGCTCATGAAGAAGAACGTCACCCTGGAGTTCTCCCGTGACAGGAAGTCTATGTCCGTGTACTGCACTCCCACTAAGGGTGATGGTGGTGCCAAGATGTTTGTGAAG GGTGCCCCCGAGGGTGTGATTGACAGGTGCGCATATGTGCGTGTTGGCACAACCCGCGTTCCCCTGACCAACGCCATCAAAGATAAGATCCTGGCTGTTATCAAAGAATGGGGTTGCGGCCGTGACACCCTGCGTTGCCTGGCCCTGGCTACCCGTGACAACCCACTGAAGATGGAGGAGATGAACCTCGAGGACTCAACCAAGTTTGCAGATTACGAG ACTGACCTGACCTTTGTTGGCTGCGTGGGTATGCTGGATCCCCCTCGCAAGGAGGTCTGTGGCTCCATTGAGCTGTGCAGAGCTGCTGGAATCCGTGTCATTATGATCACTG GTGACAACAAGGGAACTGCCATTGCTATCTGCCGTCGCATTGGCATCTTCACAGAGGACGAGAATGTTGACGACAAGGCCTACACTGGACGTGAGTTTGACGATCTGCCCCTTGATGAACAGTCTGTGGCTGTAACCAGGGCTTGCTGCTTCGCCCGTGTGGAGCCATCCCACAAGTCCAAGATTGTGGAGTTCCTGCAGGGTCATGATGACATTACTGCTATG ACTGGTGATGGTGTGAACGATGCCCCCGCCCTGAAGAAGGCCGAGATTGGCATCGCCATGGGCTCTGGCACTGCCGTTGCCAAGTCTGCCTCTGAGATGGTCCTGGCTGACGACAACTTCGCTTCCATTGTGGCTGCTGTTGAGGAGGGCAGAGCTATCTACAACAACATGAAGCAGTTTATCCGCTACCTCATCTCCTCCAATGTTGGTGAGGTCGTCTG TATCTTCCTGACTGCCGCTCTGGGTCTGCCCGAGGCCCTGATCCCCGTCCAGCTGCTGTGGGTCAACCTGGTAACTGATGGTCTGCCCGCAACTGCTCTGGGCTTCAACCCCCCTGACTTGGACATCATGGGCAGGCCCCCCCGTTCCGCCAAGGAGCCCCTGATCTCTGGCTGGCTGTTCTTCAGATACATGGCCATTGGTG GGTATGTCGGTTGTGCCACTGTTGGTGGTGCTGCCTATTGGTTCCTCTATGATGTCACTGGTCCCCAAGTCTCCTACTACCAGCTG TCCCACTTCATGCAGTGCCACGATGAAAATGTGGACTTCGAAGGGATCGACTGTGAGATCTTTGAGGCTTGCACTCCCATGACCATGGCCTTGTCTGTGCTGGTCACCATTGAGATGTGCAACGCTCTCAACAG CTTGTCTGAGAACCAGTCTCTGCTTCGCATGCCCCCATGGAGCAACTTCTGGCTGCTCTCCGCCATGACCCTCTCCATGTCCCTGCACTTCATGATCATCTATGTTGACCCTCTGCCC ATGGTCTTCAAATTGACCCATCTGAACATAGACCAGTGGATGATGGTCCTGAAGCTTTCCTTCCCCGTCATCCTCATTGATGAGGTGCTGAAGTTTGTGGCCCGCAACTACATTGAGT ACTAA
- the atp2a1l gene encoding ATPase sarcoplasmic/endoplasmic reticulum Ca2+ transporting 1, like isoform X1: MENSHMKLPAECLAYFGVNENSGLTPDQFKKNLDKYGYNELPAEEGKSIWELISEQFEDLLVRILLLAACISFVLAWFEEGEETVTAFVEPFVILLILIANAIVGVWQERNAEDAIEALKEYEPEMGKVYRSDRKSVQMIKAREIVPGDIVEVSVGDKVPADIRLVCIKSTTLRVDQSILTGESVSVIKHTDPVPDPRAVNQDKKNMLFSGTNIAAGKAIGVAVATGVSTEIGKIRDQMAATEQEKTPLQAKLDEFGEQLSKVISLICVAVWAINIGHFNDPVHGGSWIRGAVYYFKIAVALAVAAIPEGLPAVITTCLALGTRRMAKKNAIVRSLPSVETLGCTSVICSDKTGTLTTNQMCVTKMFIIKSAEGDNVVLDAFDVSGSKYTPEGEVTQGGSKTNCSAYDGLVELATICALCNDSSLDYNESKKIYEKVGEATETALSCLVEKMNVFNSNVKSLSRVERANACCSVVKQLMKKNVTLEFSRDRKSMSVYCTPTKGDGGAKMFVKGAPEGVIDRCAYVRVGTTRVPLTNAIKDKILAVIKEWGCGRDTLRCLALATRDNPLKMEEMNLEDSTKFADYETDLTFVGCVGMLDPPRKEVCGSIELCRAAGIRVIMITGDNKGTAIAICRRIGIFTEDENVDDKAYTGREFDDLPLDEQSVAVTRACCFARVEPSHKSKIVEFLQGHDDITAMTGDGVNDAPALKKAEIGIAMGSGTAVAKSASEMVLADDNFASIVAAVEEGRAIYNNMKQFIRYLISSNVGEVVCIFLTAALGLPEALIPVQLLWVNLVTDGLPATALGFNPPDLDIMGRPPRSAKEPLISGWLFFRYMAIGGYVGCATVGGAAYWFLYDVTGPQVSYYQLSHFMQCHDENVDFEGIDCEIFEACTPMTMALSVLVTIEMCNALNSLSENQSLLRMPPWSNFWLLSAMTLSMSLHFMIIYVDPLPMVFKLTHLNIDQWMMVLKLSFPVILIDEVLKFVARNYIECTEAK; the protein is encoded by the exons ATGGAGAACTCACACATGAAGTTGCCGGCTGAATGCCTGGCTTACTTCGGGGTGAATGAAAACAGCGGTCTCACCCCCGACCAGTTCAAGAAGAACCTGGACAAGTACGGCTACAATG AGCTGCCCGCTGAGGAAG GAAAGAGCATTTGGGAGCTGATCAGTGAGCAGTTTGAGGACTTGCTTGTCAGGATCCTGCTGCTGGCTGCCTGCATCTCTTTT GTGCTGGCCTGGTTTGAGGAAGGTGAAGAGACCGTCACTGCCTTTGTGGAACCCTTCGTCATCCTTCTTATCCTCATCGCTAATGCCATTGTTGGAGTTTGGCAG GAGCGTAATGCTGAAGATGCCATTGAGGCTCTCAAGGAGTATGAGCCTGAGATGGGCAAGGTTTACCGTTCTGACAGAAAGAGTGTGCAGATGATCAAGGCCAGGGAAATTGTCCCTGGAGACATCGTGGAGGTGTCTG TTGGTGACAAAGTCCCCGCTGACATCAGGCTTGTTTGCATCAAGTCCACCACCCTGCGTGTTGACCAGTCCATCCTCACTG gtgAGTCTGTCAGTGTGATCAAGCACACCGACCCTGTCCCAGACCCAAGAGCTGTCAACCAGGACAAGAAGAACATGCTTTTCTCT GGCACCAACATCGCTGCCGGCAAGGCCATCGGTGTTGCTGTGGCCACCGGAGTATCCACTGAGATTGGTAAGATCCGTGACCAGATGGCTGCCACAGAGCAGGAGAAGACTCCTCTGCAGGCCAAGCTGGACGAGTTTGGCGAGCAGCTGTCCAAGGTCATCTCCCTGATCTGTGTTGCTGTCTGGGCCATCAACATCGGCCACTTCAACGACCCCGTCCACGGAGGCTCATGGATCCGTGGTGCTGTCTACTACTTCAAGATTGCTGTTGCTCTGGCTGTGGCTGCCATCCCTGAGG GTCTGCCTGCTGTCATCACCACCTGCCTGGCTCTTGGTACCCGCCGTATGGCCAAGAAGAACGCCATTGTCAGAAGCCTGCCCTCTGTTGAGACCCTGGGCTGCACATCCGTCATCTGCTCTGACAAGACTGGTACCCTCACCACCAACCAAATGTGTGTGACCAAG ATGTTCATCATTAAGAGTGCTGAAGGCGACAATGTTGTTCTGGATGCTTTTGATGTATCTGGCTCCAAGTACACCCCTGAGGGCGAGGT TACCCAGGGAGGATCCAAGACCAACTGCAGCGCATACGACGGCCTTGTTGAGCTGGCTACCATCTGCGCCCTGTGCAACGACTCCTCTCTGGACTACAATGAG TCCAAGAAGATCTATGAGAAGGTTGGTGAGGCTACTGAGACCGCCCTGTCCTGCCTGGTTGAGAAGATGAACGTGTTCAACAGCAACGTGAAGAGCCTTTCCAGGGTTGAGAGAGCCAACGCCTGCTGCTCA GTGGTCAAGCAGCTCATGAAGAAGAACGTCACCCTGGAGTTCTCCCGTGACAGGAAGTCTATGTCCGTGTACTGCACTCCCACTAAGGGTGATGGTGGTGCCAAGATGTTTGTGAAG GGTGCCCCCGAGGGTGTGATTGACAGGTGCGCATATGTGCGTGTTGGCACAACCCGCGTTCCCCTGACCAACGCCATCAAAGATAAGATCCTGGCTGTTATCAAAGAATGGGGTTGCGGCCGTGACACCCTGCGTTGCCTGGCCCTGGCTACCCGTGACAACCCACTGAAGATGGAGGAGATGAACCTCGAGGACTCAACCAAGTTTGCAGATTACGAG ACTGACCTGACCTTTGTTGGCTGCGTGGGTATGCTGGATCCCCCTCGCAAGGAGGTCTGTGGCTCCATTGAGCTGTGCAGAGCTGCTGGAATCCGTGTCATTATGATCACTG GTGACAACAAGGGAACTGCCATTGCTATCTGCCGTCGCATTGGCATCTTCACAGAGGACGAGAATGTTGACGACAAGGCCTACACTGGACGTGAGTTTGACGATCTGCCCCTTGATGAACAGTCTGTGGCTGTAACCAGGGCTTGCTGCTTCGCCCGTGTGGAGCCATCCCACAAGTCCAAGATTGTGGAGTTCCTGCAGGGTCATGATGACATTACTGCTATG ACTGGTGATGGTGTGAACGATGCCCCCGCCCTGAAGAAGGCCGAGATTGGCATCGCCATGGGCTCTGGCACTGCCGTTGCCAAGTCTGCCTCTGAGATGGTCCTGGCTGACGACAACTTCGCTTCCATTGTGGCTGCTGTTGAGGAGGGCAGAGCTATCTACAACAACATGAAGCAGTTTATCCGCTACCTCATCTCCTCCAATGTTGGTGAGGTCGTCTG TATCTTCCTGACTGCCGCTCTGGGTCTGCCCGAGGCCCTGATCCCCGTCCAGCTGCTGTGGGTCAACCTGGTAACTGATGGTCTGCCCGCAACTGCTCTGGGCTTCAACCCCCCTGACTTGGACATCATGGGCAGGCCCCCCCGTTCCGCCAAGGAGCCCCTGATCTCTGGCTGGCTGTTCTTCAGATACATGGCCATTGGTG GGTATGTCGGTTGTGCCACTGTTGGTGGTGCTGCCTATTGGTTCCTCTATGATGTCACTGGTCCCCAAGTCTCCTACTACCAGCTG TCCCACTTCATGCAGTGCCACGATGAAAATGTGGACTTCGAAGGGATCGACTGTGAGATCTTTGAGGCTTGCACTCCCATGACCATGGCCTTGTCTGTGCTGGTCACCATTGAGATGTGCAACGCTCTCAACAG CTTGTCTGAGAACCAGTCTCTGCTTCGCATGCCCCCATGGAGCAACTTCTGGCTGCTCTCCGCCATGACCCTCTCCATGTCCCTGCACTTCATGATCATCTATGTTGACCCTCTGCCC ATGGTCTTCAAATTGACCCATCTGAACATAGACCAGTGGATGATGGTCCTGAAGCTTTCCTTCCCCGTCATCCTCATTGATGAGGTGCTGAAGTTTGTGGCCCGCAACTACATTGAGT GTACAGAAGCTAAATAA
- the sult1st6 gene encoding sulfotransferase 1C2, which translates to MSEEGKLSYSEAIEKAYSSISRFPLIPVRGIPLMSLIAKNWDSIWAFRPEPSDLLIATYPKAGTTWTQEIVDLLVHNGDAEACKRAPTPVRSPFLEIFSPPPIPSGLDLLKKMDPPRIIKTHLPFQLVPPGFWENKCKAIYVARNAKDNLVSYYHFDCMNMTQPDPGPWEGYIPKFMQGELSWGSWYDHVKGYWMEREKKNILYLFYEDMKENPRREVERIMRYLDLSVSDEVISRIVELTSFKNMKENPMANYSCVPAPVFDQSISPFMRKGEVGDWRNHFTPEQSKMFDENYEKQMKGVNIPFRTLI; encoded by the exons ATGTCGGAGGAAGGAAAATTGTCCTACAGTGAAGCCATTGAGAAAGCATACTCGTCCATATCTCGCTTTCCTCTCATCCCAGTCAGAGGAATTCCTCTCATGAGCCTCATCGCCAAAAACTGGGACTCCATCTGGGCTTTCCGTCCGGAGCCCTCGGACCTCCTCATCGCCACCTACCCCAAAGCAG GGACCACATGGACCCAGGAGATAGTTGACCTTCTTGTACACAACGGTGATGCCGAGGCCTGCAAACGAGCCCCAACACCCGTCCGCAGCCCTTTCCTAGAGATCTTCTCCCCGCCACCCATACCCTCAG GTCTTGATCTTCTGAAGAAAATGGATCCTCCAAGAATCATcaaaacacatcttccttttcaGTTGGTGCCTCCTGGATTTTGGGAAAACAAGTGCAAG GCTATCTACGTGGCACGCAATGCTAAAGACAACCTGGTGAGCTACTACCATTTTGATTGTATGAATATGACCCAGCCGGACCCAGGACCCTGGGAAGGCTACATACCTAAGTTCATGCAAGGAGAGT TGTCATGGGGCTCCTGGTATGACCATGTGAAAGGTTactggatggagagagagaagaagaatatCCTTTACCTCTTCTACGAGGACATGAAAGAG AATCCTCGGCGTGAAGTGGAGCGCATCATGAGGTACCTGGACTTGTCGGTCTCTGATGAGGTCATCAGCCGAATTGTGGAACTCACTTCCTTTAAGAACATGAAAGAGAACCCGATGGCCAACTACTCCTGCGTCCCAGCTCCAGTTTTTGATCAGTCAATCTCCCCCTTCATGAGAAAAG GTGAAGTGGGAGATTGGAGAAACCATTTTACACCCGAGCAATCAAAGATGTTTGATGAAAATTATGAAAAGCAAATGAAGGGAGTCAACATACCGTTCAGGACCCTCATCTAA